CGCCGCTGACGAAGCCCATCACCGACCCGCGCCGCTCGGCAATCAGCTGCGGATACAGACCCAGCACCGTCTCGGACGGCACGCCGTCGGGCAGCGACATGAACGCCGCCGCCTCGATGACCTGCGGGCCGATGAAATGAAATCCCTGCGTTCCGCGGCGCGTGAAGGCGGTGACGGCATGGTCGTCGTCGAGCTGCACGCTGCCGTATTTCTCCGGACGCGGATTCGGGATCAGCGCCATCGTCACCGCCGCGCCGCTGCGGCGATGCTGCTCGATCATCGCGCGGAGATCGACGGTCGTCAGCGTGTCGCCGTTCACGAGAACGCAGGTTCCGCCTTCGCCCGTTCGGGGCTTCGGCGCGACCAGTCCGCCGTCATTCCGTTCCGCGGGGCTTGCCGCGCCGGAGCCGCCGTGCGGCGAAGGCGGGTCGAGCAGCAGCGGCAGGGCATGGCGGGGACCGCCGGCGGAGCCGAGCACCGGGGACTCCCACGAGTACCGTACCCGCGCGCCGAGATCGCTGCCGTCGCCGACCACCGCGGTGATCGTCTCGGGCTTGTGGTGAAGATTCAGGACGAGATCGGTGAGGCCCTGCCGCACGAGCCACCCGATCGTGCGGCGAACGAGAGGTTCGCCATCGACCGGCGCAGCGGCCTTCGCGCGCGCGAGCGTCAGGGGCTGCAATCGCGTGCCGAGACCGGCCGCCAGCACGAGGGCTCGCACTACTCGGTGGCGTCGAAGACCATGTCCGGGCCTTTGATGCCCGCTTCGTCGCGATACTTCAGGTACAAGCCCCGGTAGGAGTCGACGATGTAGTCTTCGGGGCGGCGGCCGAGCAGCGTCGCCATCGTCGTGATGCCCTGCTCGCTGCCTTCGATCTCGACGAAGACGCCGACCGGCGTCTCGTCGACCGCCACGATGACTTCCTCGTGGCAGAACTCCTCGCGGTATTTCTCGTAGCGGAACCAGACGTGGAAGCCCAGCTCCTCGAAGATGCGCAGCAGCAGCAGGCCGTCGCCGACGATGGTCTCGAACTCGTCGCGGAGCTTCATCACCGATGCCTGCACGGGGCCCTTGAAGGTGATGCGGCTGTTGCCGTTCTCGACACGGATGCGCAGCACGCAGCGCTGCCGCCGCAGCGACTCGTCCTCGGTGTCGAGCAGGGCGTCTTCCTGGAGCCGCCTGCCGAGGAGCGGCGTGGCCCCCGTCGCCATGATGGCGGCGCGGGCCGATTCGACCGAGTCGTACCTCAGCTTTATCTCGCGCTCGACGGTGGTCGTGCTGCTCATGATCGGGCCGATTATAGGCCCGTCTAGCGCTTCGTCATCGTCACGAATACGTTGTCGCCGTTCCGCCAGACCAGCATGAAGATCGGCTGGCCCAGCTGAGCTTTCTGCAGCTCCCGCGTGATCTGGCTGACATTTGCCACCCTCTGGCGGT
This DNA window, taken from Vicinamibacterales bacterium, encodes the following:
- a CDS encoding class IV adenylate cyclase, coding for MSSTTTVEREIKLRYDSVESARAAIMATGATPLLGRRLQEDALLDTEDESLRRQRCVLRIRVENGNSRITFKGPVQASVMKLRDEFETIVGDGLLLLRIFEELGFHVWFRYEKYREEFCHEEVIVAVDETPVGVFVEIEGSEQGITTMATLLGRRPEDYIVDSYRGLYLKYRDEAGIKGPDMVFDATE
- a CDS encoding nucleotidyltransferase family protein, translated to MRALVLAAGLGTRLQPLTLARAKAAAPVDGEPLVRRTIGWLVRQGLTDLVLNLHHKPETITAVVGDGSDLGARVRYSWESPVLGSAGGPRHALPLLLDPPSPHGGSGAASPAERNDGGLVAPKPRTGEGGTCVLVNGDTLTTVDLRAMIEQHRRSGAAVTMALIPNPRPEKYGSVQLDDDHAVTAFTRRGTQGFHFIGPQVIEAAAFMSLPDGVPSETVLGLYPQLIAERRGSVMGFVSG